The following are encoded together in the Lathyrus oleraceus cultivar Zhongwan6 chromosome 3, CAAS_Psat_ZW6_1.0, whole genome shotgun sequence genome:
- the LOC127131258 gene encoding uncharacterized protein LOC127131258: MPNYSKFMKDVLMKRRRVGEFAIVDLTQECIQLVLGKLLPKLKDPGSFTIPCNTGDYFCGRALCNLGANIKLMSLSIFEKIGIGEARPTIITLQLANRSICYPQGKIEDVLVKVDKFVCINMLEQVSSSIKELARGNGVHWEATVEL; encoded by the coding sequence ATGCCCAACTATTCAAAATTCATGAAAGATGTACTCATGAAAAGAAGAAGAGTTGGAGAGTTTGCAATTGTGGACCTAACACAAGAATGCATTCAATTGGTATTAGGAAAACTTCTCCCCAAGTTAAAAGATCCTGGAAGTTTCACTATACCATGCAATACAGGAGATTATTTTTGTGGTAGAGCATTGTGCAATCTTGGAGCAAACATCAAACTCATGTCACTCTCTATTTTCGAGAAGATTGGTATTGGAGAAGCTAGGCCAACAATAATCACCCTTCAGCTAGCAAATAGGAGCATTTGCTACCCTCAAGGAAAGATTGAGGACGTGTTGGTCAAGGTTGACAAGTTTGTATGCATAAATATGCTAGAACAAGTGTCTTCAAGTATCAAAGAGTTGGCAAGAGGGAATGGAGTGCATTGGGAAGCAACTGTTGAGCTGTAA